TCAAGCCACTCAAAGAAGAGATATCAAAAGAGACTGGATTAAACGTAACGACAATAAATAGTCGTATACCGCTCCTTATAGCTAGCGGACTCATAATACGAAAATCTACATTGGAATCAAAAGAGGCAGTCTATGTTTTAAATCCTGATATTTTTGGAAACAAAAACTGGAATGAGATAAAAAAGATAAGCATAAACATAGAATATGATCTCTCTAAAAACAAAAGAAATAAAGATATAAAAATAGAATACAAGGGATAAAAAATGAACTTATTTTCTAAACCGCAACCTCCTAAAATCGGGGGGGGGGGGTTAAATCACCTTTCTCAAGATAGTGCAAATAAAAAAGAAGAATTTGCCGTAAATTATTGGCTCATAGCCAAAGATGCCGTTTATTACAGGGACAAAGAATACTTACTAAATAAAATAGAGCAAGTATTAGGCTTTAGACCTAAAGATAACGGCGGACACAGCGTATGCATACTGCCTAGCGATACTCAAGTAAAGAATTTTCTCTCAAGTATTGATGGAACAAATTATATACTTATATCCACTACACCGCCTTCAAAGGATTTTACAGAGCTTTTTATAGTAAAAAATCTTCCTAATAAATACGGATTTCTTACATCTCAACAAAAATTTTCAAATATCAATGAAGCTCAAGCATTAGAAGCGGAGCTTGGATTATCCGTAATAAATAGCCCTTTTACCCTTAAAGACGTAGGCGGCGCAAAGCCACTAAAAGATTACACCGCGCAACTTATCAACGCTGAGAAATATGGCTATAAAGCAAAAGGAATTTTTCTTGTAGGAATACCGGGTACAGGTAAAACTTTTTTCCCAAAATGCTTTGCTGGAGA
Above is a window of Campylobacter sp. RM16187 DNA encoding:
- a CDS encoding replication/maintenance protein RepL, yielding MSNLKEQYLNDMKSYLGTGTHNKLMLAILERVDENNEIVLLKPLKEEISKETGLNVTTINSRIPLLIASGLIIRKSTLESKEAVYVLNPDIFGNKNWNEIKKISINIEYDLSKNKRNKDIKIEYKG